A window from Hallerella porci encodes these proteins:
- a CDS encoding ribonuclease domain-containing protein: MKSLKFALFLAFAFSFVACSTPTVSVSNSEDESSSSRKITSSNSLKSSSSAEIQISSSENSNEKSSSSPKIDSSNSLKSSSSAEIQISSSATLIYQAVQESGIYTTKDSVAAYLCKFDKLPSNYINKSEGQLLYIETTGKKFSKWNFNPWTTFHKMIGGDIFTNREKLLPTAFDYREADTDYYAQNRGTNRLVYSENCNIYFTSDHYETFTKMEFEK, translated from the coding sequence ATGAAATCCTTAAAATTCGCCCTTTTTCTAGCTTTTGCCTTTTCCTTTGTCGCCTGCTCCACCCCGACCGTTTCGGTCAGCAATTCGGAAGACGAATCCAGTTCGTCCCGAAAAATTACTTCGTCCAATTCGTTAAAAAGTTCCTCTTCTGCAGAAATTCAAATCTCTAGCAGCGAAAACTCAAATGAAAAATCTAGCTCTTCCCCAAAAATTGATTCCTCCAATTCGTTAAAAAGTTCCTCTTCCGCAGAAATTCAAATTTCTAGCAGCGCAACTTTGATTTATCAAGCCGTTCAAGAATCCGGCATTTATACGACGAAAGATTCCGTCGCCGCTTATCTTTGCAAATTCGATAAATTGCCCAGCAATTATATTAACAAATCCGAAGGTCAATTACTTTATATCGAAACGACTGGGAAAAAATTTTCAAAGTGGAATTTTAATCCATGGACAACCTTCCACAAAATGATCGGCGGCGACATTTTCACCAACCGCGAAAAACTTCTCCCGACCGCATTCGATTACCGCGAAGCCGATACCGATTACTACGCGCAAAATCGCGGCACAAACCGCTTAGTTTATTCCGAAAATTGCAACATTTACTTTACGAGCGACCATTACGAAACTTTCACCAAAATGGAATTTGAAAAATAA
- the pgsA gene encoding CDP-diacylglycerol--glycerol-3-phosphate 3-phosphatidyltransferase, translating to MPLREKLKNIRMRGRVWRIFRAALFVPLIASIWTEHSYCAAMLTAIVMIITWLSSWQLRAQELEEPYYQLWLNVIEGVLSVTVMSSILVRNYIKDSDFEILLAVGCGCLLIRLIAHSLFSLSVLREGKKLPGRHVWSKIAAISINITMLVYILNLDRFQQICVVASILLMGASSASYLYWFYRDPAHRKPLSIASQLTMTRIVLTPFFLWVFFYDNDLNYTNNHLVFKVLALVMVLGFMLTDYLDGHLARKWGEVSTLGKYLDPFSDKISNMTIFMCFIATGYAPVWMVAIIYFREASVETLRTLAAAEGLIMPARRSGKWKTALQGIGIVAILVGALDPIQQIEGFKSVWEIFPTIVMGVITAITLGSGIDYFVSSQHILKKYV from the coding sequence ATGCCACTTAGAGAAAAACTGAAAAACATCCGGATGCGAGGACGCGTTTGGAGAATTTTCCGTGCCGCTTTATTCGTGCCGCTAATCGCTTCCATTTGGACAGAACACAGCTACTGCGCTGCGATGCTCACCGCAATTGTAATGATTATTACATGGCTTAGCAGTTGGCAGCTCCGCGCCCAAGAACTCGAAGAACCTTATTATCAATTATGGCTTAACGTCATCGAAGGCGTTCTCTCGGTCACCGTGATGTCGAGTATTCTCGTCCGCAATTATATTAAAGATTCGGATTTTGAAATTTTACTCGCCGTCGGATGCGGCTGTTTACTCATTCGTTTGATTGCGCATTCGCTATTTTCTCTCAGCGTTCTCCGCGAAGGGAAAAAGCTTCCCGGTCGTCATGTTTGGTCAAAAATCGCAGCGATTTCGATTAACATTACGATGCTCGTTTACATTTTAAATCTCGATCGTTTTCAGCAGATTTGCGTCGTCGCAAGCATTCTTTTAATGGGCGCCTCTTCAGCGTCTTACCTTTATTGGTTTTACCGCGACCCCGCCCACAGAAAGCCGCTTTCCATTGCAAGCCAGCTGACGATGACGCGCATTGTGCTCACGCCATTTTTCCTTTGGGTATTCTTTTACGACAACGATTTGAATTATACGAATAATCATCTCGTTTTCAAAGTTCTCGCTTTGGTCATGGTCTTGGGCTTTATGCTCACCGATTATTTGGATGGTCATCTCGCCCGCAAATGGGGCGAAGTTTCGACACTCGGCAAATACTTGGATCCGTTCAGCGATAAAATTTCGAACATGACGATTTTCATGTGCTTTATCGCGACCGGTTATGCGCCCGTTTGGATGGTCGCCATCATCTACTTCCGCGAAGCAAGCGTTGAAACTCTCCGCACTTTAGCAGCCGCCGAAGGCTTGATTATGCCTGCGCGCCGCAGCGGAAAATGGAAAACCGCGCTACAAGGAATTGGCATCGTTGCAATTCTCGTCGGCGCATTAGATCCGATTCAACAAATCGAAGGCTTCAAATCCGTTTGGGAAATTTTCCCGACAATTGTGATGGGAGTCATTACCGCAATCACACTCGGGAGCGGCATCGATTACTTTGTATCGTCGCAGCATATTCTAAAAAAATACGTCTAA
- the recN gene encoding DNA repair protein RecN has translation MLKQLSIRNFALIQESSVPFGTGFSAITGETGAGKSVFMNSLRAVVGGKVSQAMIRSGESKATVEATFDISTNEEAKRILASQEIDADDEVVIQREILAGGKSRARVNGTVVNHATLEELGETLVQMHGQSDQLLLRDLRTQLNLLDEYAETKNEIAAYAKKFSEWTALKESLKKTEENARNLAEQKEFLSFQKNELEKASLRAGEEAELEEKTESASKFEAKMHAVQELRNTFDGERGLMAQLQTFQSKTRQFASKLPEMEEWLKHLGDAYDALSYIEESLQKVENSADIDPVALDRANSRLAQIQRLKRKYRTDEAGLIALLAKRKQELESLENLDADLAEIQKNIRKAEESLRELADKLSEKRKAAKETLDKKVEEVLHSLGMPKAQFVTAISEEAFSQTGKDRIEFCIAPNFGEGQKPLRIAVSGGELSRVLLAFKSVMAEKDRVPVLVFDEVDSGISGEVGNNVGDALKNIGRFHQVLAITHLQQVACRATSHLAVEKHENGEGRTVSNVKLLSYSERIVEIARMLGDAKSETSLAHAKELLEDAHAT, from the coding sequence ATGCTGAAACAGCTCTCCATCCGTAATTTTGCATTGATTCAAGAAAGTAGCGTTCCTTTTGGAACGGGATTTTCGGCAATTACCGGGGAAACCGGCGCCGGAAAATCGGTTTTTATGAATTCTCTTCGCGCAGTCGTCGGCGGAAAAGTTTCGCAAGCGATGATTCGCAGCGGAGAATCCAAAGCGACTGTCGAAGCGACTTTCGACATTTCGACAAACGAAGAAGCGAAGCGCATTTTAGCGTCGCAAGAAATCGATGCCGATGACGAAGTCGTGATTCAGCGAGAAATTCTCGCCGGCGGAAAATCCCGCGCCCGCGTCAACGGAACTGTGGTCAACCACGCGACTCTCGAAGAACTCGGTGAAACTTTGGTGCAAATGCACGGGCAAAGCGATCAACTTTTGCTTCGCGATTTGCGGACACAGTTGAATTTGCTCGACGAATATGCGGAAACGAAAAATGAAATCGCCGCGTATGCAAAGAAATTTTCCGAGTGGACTGCGCTCAAAGAATCGTTAAAAAAGACCGAAGAAAACGCCCGCAATTTAGCGGAACAAAAAGAGTTTCTTTCTTTTCAAAAGAACGAACTTGAAAAAGCATCTCTCCGCGCGGGCGAAGAAGCAGAACTCGAAGAAAAAACAGAATCCGCTTCCAAATTCGAAGCGAAAATGCACGCGGTTCAAGAATTGCGGAATACTTTTGACGGCGAGCGCGGACTCATGGCGCAGCTTCAAACCTTCCAATCGAAAACGCGACAATTTGCGTCAAAACTCCCCGAGATGGAAGAATGGCTCAAGCATTTGGGCGATGCATACGATGCGCTTTCTTACATCGAAGAATCTCTTCAAAAAGTGGAAAATTCCGCGGACATAGATCCCGTTGCCCTTGACCGCGCCAACTCTCGCCTCGCACAAATTCAGCGGTTAAAACGCAAATACCGCACCGACGAAGCGGGACTTATCGCACTCCTCGCCAAGCGCAAACAAGAATTGGAAAGCCTCGAAAATTTAGACGCCGACCTCGCAGAAATTCAAAAAAATATTCGTAAAGCCGAAGAAAGTTTACGCGAACTCGCCGATAAATTAAGCGAGAAACGGAAAGCGGCCAAAGAAACTCTCGACAAAAAAGTCGAAGAAGTGCTGCATTCACTCGGGATGCCCAAAGCGCAATTTGTAACCGCCATTTCGGAAGAAGCGTTTTCGCAAACCGGAAAAGACCGCATCGAATTTTGCATTGCGCCGAACTTTGGCGAAGGCCAAAAACCGCTCCGCATCGCCGTTTCGGGCGGTGAACTTTCTCGCGTTCTCTTGGCTTTCAAATCGGTGATGGCCGAAAAAGACCGCGTCCCCGTTTTGGTTTTTGACGAAGTCGATTCGGGAATTAGCGGCGAAGTCGGAAATAATGTCGGCGATGCCTTAAAAAATATCGGACGCTTTCATCAAGTGCTTGCGATTACGCATTTGCAGCAAGTCGCCTGCCGCGCGACCTCACATCTTGCCGTCGAAAAGCACGAAAATGGCGAAGGCCGTACTGTTTCGAATGTGAAATTGCTATCATATTCCGAGAGAATCGTGGAAATTGCGCGCATGCTCGGAGATGCAAAATCCGAAACATCGCTCGCCCACGCCAAAGAATTGTTAGAGGATGCCCATGCCACTTAG
- the trmB gene encoding tRNA (guanine(46)-N(7))-methyltransferase TrmB gives MNEELQTPEQITETSPKKEVVVPEFFRDLNRDKEYPCMWHFVHRHIPGTRKPIQTPDNQPDKHPLDWKEIFPNHQGHIEIEIGSGKGGFLVEYGKKHPEIFILGSEWDLTWARYAASREMRNHLDENTAMLRGDVFYFLRDRVQSNTVDAFHMYFPDPWPKERHHKNRLLRDEFLTEVARVLKPGKRLFYWGTDHKEYNEVALETFDRFPSAKVIVRNTASPTEGIMTNFEKKYREEGRPIYRSIIEFDKAE, from the coding sequence ATGAACGAAGAATTGCAAACTCCAGAACAAATCACAGAAACTTCTCCGAAGAAAGAAGTCGTCGTTCCCGAATTTTTCCGCGATTTAAACCGCGACAAAGAATATCCTTGCATGTGGCATTTTGTTCACCGGCATATTCCGGGGACGCGGAAGCCGATTCAAACTCCCGATAATCAACCCGACAAGCATCCGCTCGATTGGAAAGAAATTTTTCCAAATCATCAAGGACATATCGAAATTGAAATCGGTTCGGGCAAAGGCGGATTCCTCGTCGAATACGGAAAAAAGCATCCGGAGATTTTCATTCTCGGAAGCGAATGGGATTTGACTTGGGCGCGTTACGCCGCTAGCCGCGAAATGCGAAATCATTTAGACGAAAATACCGCGATGCTCCGCGGCGATGTCTTTTACTTTTTGCGCGACCGCGTTCAAAGCAATACCGTTGACGCATTCCACATGTATTTTCCGGATCCGTGGCCAAAAGAACGCCACCATAAGAACCGCCTTCTCCGCGATGAATTTTTGACGGAAGTGGCCCGCGTTCTCAAACCGGGAAAACGCCTTTTCTACTGGGGCACCGACCACAAAGAATATAACGAAGTCGCCCTCGAAACTTTTGATCGCTTTCCGAGCGCAAAAGTCATCGTGCGAAATACAGCCTCCCCAACCGAAGGCATTATGACGAATTTTGAAAAAAAGTATCGGGAAGAAGGCCGCCCGATCTATCGTAGTATCATTGAATTTGACAAGGCCGAATAG
- a CDS encoding MBL fold metallo-hydrolase, with the protein MQENKSLHNALRQVRLHAGKVRLCGFSVSGLATYLQLPELDFCVDMGECPVSAIGINHVFLTHAHGDHSRCLMRHHSLRRMMGVERPSVYYIPKDLVKSAEEWIHSEAMFEGVPEARFKLPKIVPMEAGEKVTLAYRKDLMLEAFPVKHAQVGKHFLPSMGVTLYNHKNKLKEEFLGLEPAEIIKLRADGVNITREVFDPLITFMGDSLGENLNDPALNAIWDSEVLVSECTFVDDDEEEMAQKKGHTHISAIVNALNAHKETMKCKFIVLNHFSMKYSAEHILESIQNKIPEEFREKIIAFI; encoded by the coding sequence ATGCAAGAAAACAAATCTCTGCACAATGCTCTTCGCCAAGTTCGTCTTCATGCGGGTAAAGTTCGCCTTTGCGGCTTTTCTGTTTCGGGACTTGCCACTTATCTGCAACTGCCAGAACTTGATTTCTGCGTCGATATGGGAGAATGCCCCGTTTCGGCGATCGGCATCAATCACGTTTTTTTGACTCACGCACACGGTGATCACAGCCGTTGTTTAATGCGCCATCACAGTCTCCGCCGGATGATGGGAGTCGAACGCCCCTCGGTCTATTACATTCCGAAAGATTTGGTCAAAAGCGCCGAAGAATGGATTCATTCCGAAGCGATGTTCGAAGGCGTCCCCGAAGCGCGATTTAAACTGCCGAAAATTGTTCCGATGGAAGCGGGCGAAAAAGTGACTCTCGCCTATCGCAAAGATTTAATGCTCGAAGCTTTTCCGGTGAAGCACGCTCAAGTCGGGAAACATTTTCTCCCATCGATGGGCGTCACCCTTTACAATCACAAGAACAAACTCAAAGAAGAATTTCTCGGGCTTGAACCTGCCGAAATTATCAAACTCCGCGCGGACGGTGTAAACATTACCCGCGAAGTTTTTGATCCGCTCATCACTTTTATGGGCGATAGCCTCGGCGAAAATTTGAACGATCCCGCATTAAACGCGATTTGGGATTCCGAAGTTTTGGTTTCGGAATGCACTTTCGTCGATGACGACGAAGAAGAAATGGCGCAGAAAAAAGGGCACACGCATATTTCTGCGATTGTGAATGCGCTTAACGCCCACAAAGAAACGATGAAATGCAAATTCATCGTGCTCAATCATTTTTCGATGAAATATTCCGCTGAACATATTTTGGAATCGATTCAAAATAAAATTCCCGAAGAATTCCGCGAAAAAATCATCGCATTTATTTAA
- a CDS encoding cupin domain-containing protein produces MLIDFRQIPEMRGPGMNHGSGEMSAQVFDAPEGKFVIVRIHPYGSIGLHEQKGNDINYVISGTGKAYVDGVEEILSPGCCHICPKGSQHKIVNTGIDDLVLFTAVV; encoded by the coding sequence ATGCTAATCGATTTTCGGCAGATTCCGGAAATGCGCGGTCCAGGAATGAATCACGGATCGGGTGAAATGTCTGCGCAGGTTTTTGATGCACCCGAAGGAAAATTTGTTATCGTTCGGATTCATCCTTATGGTTCCATCGGATTGCACGAACAGAAAGGAAATGATATCAATTATGTGATTTCGGGAACGGGCAAAGCTTATGTCGATGGCGTCGAAGAAATTCTTTCGCCGGGCTGCTGTCATATTTGCCCCAAAGGTTCGCAGCATAAAATTGTGAACACGGGAATTGACGACTTGGTTTTATTTACCGCTGTCGTTTAA
- a CDS encoding peptide chain release factor 3: protein MLSTHPEIAKRRTFAIVSHPDAGKTTITEKFLWFGKVIREAGHVRAKANRSYTVSDWMKIEQDRGISVSSSVLNFPFEGCWFNLVDTPGHQDFCEDTYRALTAVDSALVLIDSVNGVEKQTIKLMEVCRMRHTPIITFINKMDLDGRPVLDLLDQIESVLKIKAIPFTLPIGVGKLFKGVYSIAENTFNVYDEKSGHQEILPMSGPDDPKLVELCGENWVKQFREEYDIVTGGMDPFDHELFLKGEMCPVFFGSAVNNFGVRQLLNAFASLAPAPMPRETDKRTVSPDEPDFSGFVFKIQANMDPKHRDRTAFLRICSGEFQRGDKVFHVRSGREVRLAAPTAFLAKDKEVIDTAWAGDIVGINDPGLFHIGDTLTKGEKMNFSGIPDFAPEFFARVTLLNPLKSKQLAKGLKELTEEGATQLYQPFKSAVPVIGVVGELQFDVLKFRLLSEYGADVSLDRIPSYGVRWIVGPAADVDKFVDENGIDCMRDKEERNVCLFPNEYRLSLAMKNYPSLKFQETSLS from the coding sequence ATTTTGTCTACCCATCCAGAAATCGCGAAACGTCGCACCTTTGCTATAGTCAGCCATCCGGACGCCGGTAAAACAACGATTACCGAAAAGTTTTTGTGGTTCGGAAAAGTTATCCGCGAAGCAGGCCATGTCCGCGCCAAGGCAAATCGCAGTTATACGGTGAGCGACTGGATGAAAATCGAACAAGACCGCGGCATTTCGGTTTCGAGTTCGGTGTTAAATTTCCCATTTGAAGGTTGTTGGTTTAACCTCGTCGATACACCGGGGCACCAAGATTTCTGCGAAGACACTTACCGCGCTTTAACCGCCGTCGATTCGGCTCTCGTTTTAATCGATAGCGTGAACGGCGTCGAAAAGCAAACGATTAAACTCATGGAAGTTTGTCGGATGCGGCACACGCCGATTATCACATTCATCAATAAAATGGATTTGGATGGGCGCCCAGTTCTCGATTTGCTCGATCAAATTGAATCCGTTTTAAAAATCAAAGCGATTCCGTTTACTCTTCCGATTGGCGTCGGAAAACTTTTCAAAGGCGTCTATTCGATTGCGGAAAATACTTTTAACGTTTACGATGAAAAATCGGGACACCAAGAAATTCTCCCGATGTCGGGTCCGGATGATCCGAAACTCGTCGAACTTTGCGGCGAAAATTGGGTGAAGCAATTCCGCGAAGAATACGATATCGTCACCGGCGGCATGGATCCATTTGACCATGAACTTTTCTTAAAAGGGGAAATGTGTCCGGTATTCTTTGGTAGTGCGGTGAATAATTTCGGCGTGCGCCAACTTTTAAACGCTTTCGCAAGTCTTGCGCCAGCTCCGATGCCGCGCGAAACCGATAAGCGCACCGTGAGCCCGGACGAACCGGATTTTAGCGGATTCGTTTTCAAAATTCAAGCGAATATGGACCCGAAGCACCGCGATAGAACGGCGTTTCTCCGCATTTGCTCGGGCGAATTTCAACGCGGCGATAAAGTATTCCACGTGCGCTCGGGAAGAGAAGTGCGCTTAGCGGCGCCGACGGCATTCCTCGCCAAAGATAAAGAAGTCATCGATACCGCTTGGGCGGGCGACATTGTGGGCATTAACGATCCCGGACTTTTCCATATCGGCGATACGCTAACGAAAGGCGAAAAGATGAATTTTTCGGGAATTCCAGATTTTGCGCCCGAATTTTTTGCCCGCGTCACTCTTCTCAATCCGTTAAAATCAAAGCAACTCGCCAAGGGTTTGAAAGAACTTACTGAAGAAGGTGCAACGCAACTTTATCAACCGTTTAAGTCGGCGGTTCCCGTCATCGGCGTCGTCGGGGAATTGCAATTTGACGTGCTCAAATTCCGCTTGCTTTCGGAATATGGCGCAGACGTTTCTCTCGATCGCATTCCTTCTTACGGCGTGCGTTGGATTGTCGGCCCCGCAGCCGATGTCGATAAATTCGTCGACGAAAACGGCATCGATTGCATGCGCGATAAAGAAGAACGCAACGTTTGCCTTTTCCCGAACGAATATCGTTTAAGCCTCGCGATGAAAAATTATCCGAGCTTAAAATTCCAAGAAACTTCGTTAAGTTAA
- a CDS encoding CapA family protein, with protein MKKRQFVIWNLTLASFFFTLAFVACSGTPKNQAAIDLPAEIPAPKDSSQNLSADSSPKIEAEKAPILSDTSTVSFFAIGDVLFHTPLFKACKEDSLKCNFDYVFAPWKEEIQSADIAAVNQETVFVPRSEGYASYPSFGSPEEVGIAEANAGFDLITHATNHTIDRGASAVDYTIAFWKNQPATALGIHATEAERDSVFVLEKNGIRFAFVNFTYGLNGQKLPANRPYLVDLLDSAGAWKAQVEKAEAHGDVTIAFMHFGTEYTELPTKEAMAQAETAIDAGADILVCAHPHVIEPFGIYTTKAGNSALVYWSLGNFISNQQQIETNLGGVAKFSVRKIQTGEISQFEIAQATFDASVTQQEVGNYHAVPLEAYTDSMANRHLLKAKIPELSLESFQKVFAKTLGEAEKCDTKNPAEILPLRITNLSKKLN; from the coding sequence ATGAAAAAACGTCAATTTGTGATTTGGAATTTAACTCTGGCTTCGTTCTTTTTCACGTTGGCATTTGTCGCCTGCAGTGGAACGCCAAAAAATCAAGCGGCAATAGATTTGCCCGCAGAAATTCCCGCTCCAAAAGATTCTTCGCAAAATTTATCGGCGGATTCTTCCCCCAAAATAGAAGCGGAAAAGGCGCCGATTCTCTCGGATACTTCGACCGTTTCTTTTTTCGCAATTGGCGATGTGCTTTTTCATACGCCGCTTTTCAAAGCGTGTAAAGAAGATTCGTTAAAATGCAATTTTGATTATGTCTTTGCGCCGTGGAAAGAAGAAATCCAATCGGCGGATATTGCGGCGGTCAATCAAGAAACCGTTTTTGTGCCGCGGAGCGAAGGCTACGCATCGTATCCGAGTTTCGGTTCTCCCGAAGAAGTGGGAATCGCCGAAGCGAATGCGGGATTTGATTTGATTACGCATGCGACGAATCATACAATTGACCGAGGCGCAAGCGCTGTCGATTATACGATTGCATTTTGGAAAAATCAACCGGCGACAGCTCTCGGCATTCATGCAACCGAAGCCGAACGCGATTCGGTTTTTGTCTTAGAAAAAAATGGAATCCGTTTTGCATTCGTGAATTTTACGTATGGATTAAACGGGCAAAAACTCCCCGCAAATCGTCCGTATCTCGTCGATCTTTTGGATTCTGCGGGCGCGTGGAAAGCGCAAGTAGAAAAAGCCGAAGCGCATGGCGACGTGACGATTGCGTTTATGCATTTCGGAACGGAATATACCGAACTTCCGACGAAAGAAGCGATGGCGCAAGCGGAAACGGCAATTGACGCGGGCGCAGATATTCTCGTGTGTGCGCATCCGCATGTGATTGAACCCTTTGGCATTTACACGACGAAAGCGGGAAATTCTGCGCTCGTTTATTGGTCGCTCGGCAATTTCATTTCGAATCAGCAGCAAATTGAAACGAATCTCGGCGGCGTCGCGAAATTCAGCGTGCGAAAAATTCAGACGGGAGAAATTTCTCAATTTGAAATTGCGCAGGCGACATTTGACGCTTCGGTGACGCAACAAGAAGTGGGGAATTATCACGCGGTTCCGCTCGAAGCTTACACGGATTCGATGGCAAATCGGCATTTATTAAAAGCAAAAATTCCAGAACTTTCTCTCGAAAGTTTCCAAAAGGTTTTTGCAAAAACTCTCGGCGAAGCAGAAAAATGCGACACGAAAAATCCCGCAGAAATTTTACCGCTTCGGATTACGAATTTGAGTAAAAAATTGAATTAA
- a CDS encoding CobW family GTP-binding protein, translated as MKSVPITLLAGYLGAGKTTLLNHVLNNQQGYKVAVIVNDIGEVNIDQTLIEKGGNIQQKDSVVPLSNGCICCTLKTDLLEQIAQILEQGKFDYILIEASGICEPLPIAQTITLMGSKLKSRDGKPLPCHLDGIISVVDVMRLATEFSGGEKLLDENMDEEDIASLLVQQIEFCNTIVLNKVDSISAEELKHVKAVVRALQPEAKMIETNFGKVEIKDILDTKLFDFNKVSSSAMWIQQLNNPEEEEEGESEEYGIGTFVYKARRPFNREKMEEFLDNYPNSIIRAKGILWFDDDRTYSYIFEQAGKDASARCLGRWIASLNKGEQERALEEDPEVKAMWDEKYGDREIRLVFIGQHMDKKEIIAKLDSCLGE; from the coding sequence ATGAAATCGGTTCCTATTACACTTCTCGCAGGCTATCTTGGCGCTGGCAAAACCACCCTTTTAAATCACGTCTTGAATAATCAGCAAGGTTATAAAGTCGCGGTGATTGTCAACGATATCGGCGAAGTGAACATCGACCAAACTCTTATTGAAAAAGGCGGCAACATTCAGCAGAAAGATTCTGTCGTGCCGCTTTCGAACGGGTGTATTTGCTGCACTCTCAAAACGGATTTGCTCGAACAAATTGCGCAGATTTTGGAACAAGGAAAATTCGATTACATTCTTATCGAAGCGAGCGGAATTTGCGAACCGCTTCCGATTGCGCAAACGATTACGCTTATGGGTTCGAAGCTTAAGAGCCGCGACGGAAAACCGCTGCCGTGTCATTTGGACGGAATTATTTCGGTTGTCGATGTGATGCGCCTTGCAACAGAATTTTCGGGCGGCGAAAAACTTCTCGACGAAAATATGGACGAAGAAGATATTGCAAGTCTTTTGGTGCAGCAGATTGAATTCTGCAACACGATTGTGCTCAACAAAGTCGATAGCATCTCGGCAGAAGAATTGAAGCATGTGAAAGCGGTTGTGCGCGCCTTACAGCCCGAAGCCAAAATGATTGAAACGAATTTTGGCAAAGTGGAAATCAAAGATATTTTGGATACGAAGCTTTTTGACTTTAATAAAGTTTCGTCGTCGGCGATGTGGATTCAGCAGCTCAATAATCCCGAAGAAGAGGAAGAGGGCGAATCAGAAGAATACGGCATCGGCACATTTGTTTACAAAGCACGTCGTCCGTTTAACCGCGAAAAGATGGAAGAATTTCTCGACAATTATCCGAATAGCATTATTCGAGCAAAGGGAATTCTTTGGTTTGACGATGACCGCACTTACTCTTACATTTTTGAGCAAGCGGGAAAAGACGCTAGCGCTCGTTGCCTCGGCCGTTGGATTGCTTCGTTAAATAAAGGCGAACAAGAACGCGCTCTCGAAGAAGATCCCGAAGTCAAAGCGATGTGGGACGAAAAATACGGCGACCGCGAAATTCGTTTGGTCTTTATCGGACAACACATGGATAAAAAAGAAATTATTGCGAAGCTCGATTCTTGCCTCGGCGAGTAA